From the genome of Prunus persica cultivar Lovell chromosome G8, Prunus_persica_NCBIv2, whole genome shotgun sequence:
GAAAGTGAGATTTTACACAAATAAATCAGTTGGGATTTTCAATTaacttctcttctttcatatTAATTCTTGAAATACTGAAAACAATCCCAGAAATTAGTCAAGCAGAAACACCTGTACGGAGAGAAATCATGGTCATCATCTTCAGCAGAGTCGTAATTCGCATGGTCCATGGCAATTTTTTTGGAGTAACCCTCGTCCCAATACAGCCTCTCCCAATTTTCTCGAAGCTCCTGGTAGAGTTCCATGTACCTTTTGCACCAAGGCTCATGTTCCTTTCAATGCAAAAGAGTAAAACCATATTTACAAAAACACCAAACAACCCAATTtgggaaagggaaaaaaaagaactgaAAGCTCTAATCTGATTCTGAACTGACCGTTTCCTTGAGAACAAGGCGAGTGCGGCGCATGAACTGTTCTCTGAGCTGCTTTCGACGCTTGTTGGGGATGTTATCTCTGGGAATGACGAACCGCTCACGTGGAGGCACGTGATCGCCGATCTCGTGGATTTCGCCGTCGACTATCCACCACTCGGACTTCTCCTCCGACTTCCTCATAGCCAGGGCCGGAGACTTGTGCCTTTGCCGGCGCCGGGACGGGCCGGACTCGGTCCGGACCCACCGGATTTGGTCGACGGCGGCCTGGAAGCATGAAGGTGAGTTCTTGAGTCGTTTTGCGAAGGAGAGCATTAGGGAAGCACAGTTCGCGGCTTTGGTGCCGAGTACTGTGTACTAGTAATCTGAGCGAAACCCGGtttgacaaaacaaaaaaattagaaggaaaaaaaaaccgcttatagccgcgcggctatactattccaTGTTAAAAGTAGGAAAAAGCGAGTTTAgctcgagtatagccgcgcggctatactattcctttttttaaaaaatttggaaaaaaaccctgtattttctatttctttaaaaaatcaaaaaaaccCAGTATAgtcggtcggctatactatttctttaaaaaattaataaaccgaGTATAACCTTTCGGcaatactatttctttaaaaaaaaattcaaaaatcgaGTATAGCTGAGCGGCTATAATGATTCTGAACTGGCGTAATCTCAGAGCCGACGACATCCCTAGGGGTTGCCACCTCAGCCATGGCCCCGTCCGTATTGTTAACATGGACCGGTGAGCAAAGCTCAAAACTCCtcctatttttttcctttattaatttctaattcGAACTTTACTTTTCTCCTACTTTCCTAGCAAGCAAACAGATTTCTTTGTGTGTTATGGTCTGTTTGATTGCTTAATCTTACTGATTGGAACGAATTTTAAAAACCCGAGTATAGCCCCGTGGctatataatttcttttttaaaaaaacaatttgaaaaaaaaaactagtatagccgcgcggctatattatttcttttaaaagaattatagaaaccgag
Proteins encoded in this window:
- the LOC18766789 gene encoding uncharacterized protein LOC18766789, with translation MLSFAKRLKNSPSCFQAAVDQIRWVRTESGPSRRRQRHKSPALAMRKSEEKSEWWIVDGEIHEIGDHVPPRERFVIPRDNIPNKRRKQLREQFMRRTRLVLKETEHEPWCKRYMELYQELRENWERLYWDEGYSKKIAMDHANYDSAEDDDHDFSPYRSKRSHSEPFKDNGFGNRQGDTWEKVNQIRDKFEYDRERRMREKAFAPMSGERASSNFHDMNSRRQPFDTHRYFPDNERE